In the genome of Bradyrhizobium arachidis, one region contains:
- a CDS encoding phosphoenolpyruvate hydrolase family protein: MKGAGIRQFFRNSRSFVLGAGIGSGMTARAAERAGADFVLALNAGRFRAMGGASPASILPIRNSNEFVAGFGRTEILPNTKLPVFFGTCTFDPELDLDRWLDRIIKWGFAGVTNFPSVIHIDDDRRSLLEKSGLGYSREIELLVKAAKRGLMTIAYTRTQSEARRMVEAGAEAICINFNLNRAVESGSDPSISLSELAARTNAVARVAQSVNKSTICLLGGGPITKPDELLDICRETGIQGFIGGSSLDRVPLEMSVLEVTSGFKTIHLLREKVDLLERKLQLSGFRHGVIAQSSAMKRVLEMTKRVAATPSPVLIWGEAGSGKRRIASLVHAFSDRRHAKAMLFHCRPGPAMDTLGPFFGAERLESGRRQLSLLEASSDGAVLLLHVDQLSREGQERLADYLETGGFTPLNGVTVMRSHARIIATATVARGAGLETVLCARLLDLFTGLDLQLPSLPDRLEDLPQLVQHFTVEAKGDSSAQTLTIENSAFLALAGHDWPGNLRELRQVVNQLVTLASTHITGEMLKPLLEPTSGARPAASLSERDWIIEGLKRNRLHRGKTARSLGLSRKTLYNKIKKLRILE, translated from the coding sequence GTGAAGGGAGCCGGCATCAGGCAGTTCTTCCGGAATTCCCGTTCGTTCGTCCTTGGTGCGGGGATCGGATCGGGCATGACGGCCAGGGCCGCGGAGCGGGCGGGCGCCGATTTCGTGCTCGCACTCAATGCTGGCCGTTTTCGTGCCATGGGCGGGGCCTCGCCCGCCTCGATTCTTCCAATCCGCAATAGTAACGAGTTCGTAGCGGGGTTCGGACGGACCGAGATCCTGCCAAATACGAAACTGCCGGTCTTCTTCGGCACCTGTACATTCGACCCCGAGCTTGATCTGGATCGATGGCTCGACCGGATCATCAAATGGGGATTTGCTGGCGTGACCAACTTCCCTTCGGTTATACACATCGATGATGACCGCAGGTCGTTGCTCGAGAAGTCCGGCCTTGGCTATTCCCGGGAGATCGAGCTCCTTGTGAAGGCTGCAAAACGCGGCCTGATGACGATTGCCTATACTCGCACTCAATCTGAAGCGCGTCGAATGGTCGAAGCCGGCGCCGAGGCCATTTGCATCAACTTCAATCTAAACCGCGCGGTTGAAAGCGGGTCGGATCCGTCGATCAGCCTGTCTGAACTTGCAGCGCGTACGAATGCCGTTGCGCGCGTTGCTCAATCCGTCAACAAGAGCACCATCTGCTTGCTTGGGGGCGGCCCGATCACAAAGCCGGACGAGCTCCTGGACATCTGCCGCGAAACCGGAATCCAAGGGTTCATCGGAGGCTCTTCGCTGGACCGCGTGCCTTTGGAGATGTCGGTCCTCGAGGTGACGTCGGGCTTCAAGACCATCCACCTGTTGCGCGAGAAGGTGGATCTGCTCGAAAGGAAGCTGCAGTTGAGTGGCTTCAGGCACGGCGTTATCGCGCAGTCCTCGGCAATGAAGCGCGTCCTCGAGATGACCAAACGGGTTGCGGCAACCCCCAGCCCCGTTCTCATCTGGGGAGAGGCCGGCTCGGGCAAGCGTAGAATAGCAAGCCTGGTTCACGCGTTTAGCGACCGCAGGCACGCCAAGGCGATGCTGTTTCATTGCCGACCCGGTCCGGCGATGGATACACTCGGCCCGTTTTTCGGCGCCGAGCGCCTTGAGAGTGGCAGACGCCAATTGTCGCTGCTGGAGGCGTCGAGCGACGGCGCCGTCTTGCTGCTGCATGTTGACCAGCTTTCGCGCGAAGGCCAGGAGCGCCTCGCCGATTACCTGGAGACAGGCGGGTTTACCCCTCTGAACGGGGTAACTGTCATGCGTTCCCACGCTCGGATCATTGCGACCGCGACAGTGGCCCGAGGCGCTGGACTTGAAACGGTTCTGTGCGCGCGGCTTCTCGACCTTTTTACCGGGCTGGATCTCCAGTTACCTTCGCTACCCGACAGGCTTGAAGATTTGCCGCAACTCGTTCAACACTTCACCGTCGAAGCCAAAGGAGATTCCAGCGCCCAGACGCTCACAATCGAAAACTCTGCTTTCCTTGCGCTAGCCGGGCACGACTGGCCAGGCAATTTGCGCGAGCTGCGGCAGGTCGTGAACCAGCTCGTGACCCTGGCATCAACTCACATCACCGGTGAGATGCTAAAGCCGCTGTTGGAGCCGACTTCAGGCGCACGGCCCGCCGCCTCGCTGTCCGAGAGAGACTGGATTATCGAGGGCCTGAAGAGAAACCGGCTTCACCGCGGCAAGACTGCTCGCTCTCTCGGGCTTTCGCGCAAAACCCTCTACAACAAAATCAAGAAACTACGGATCCTCGAATAA
- a CDS encoding AAA family ATPase → MIQIEEIEIVEFRGIRHLKRSLGRRSLGVAGPNGTGKSGIVDAIEFALTGNITRLGGTGTAELSVKAHAPHVDSSKKPQNALVRLKVYAPALKKSFTIERSVKNATTATLEPNDTEAKSILAQLETHPEFALSRREIIKYILVPAGKRSQYVQELLRLDQLEKLRTSFQRVANEAKRDHTRAQAEDQRTKSDFFRHLGIAAPKKNELLTAVNARRAVLKLDPVTDLAPANALKEGVNTEVKEKTLQPFSKLGAKSDLAAYLDRLAASQQAGITGDRAAAVAALTKLTDDPALLKVVKQRALLERGLDLLEEDACPLCDNAWEMAALAAHLQEKIAKADAASAVLEQLAAAIAPLTAHLQAVVRDAGKVAQWCEKANPPIDASALGAQAKALDGDRVILDKVVGDPAVIAEALQALGRLGSPIAAELLQATDGLAAHIDTLPDPSTEEVAKEFLIVAQEKYDQCRVTRRALSVSAQQAETASAVLSHYGAVSTAILEGIYDKVQKDFTEYYSFINRDDEDKFEGKLSPSFGRLAFDVDFYGRGKFPPGAYHSEGHQDGMGLCLYLALVKHTLGDGFTLAVLDDVLMSVDAGHRREVCALLKQKFPNTQFILTTHDGVWLKFMQSEKLVQSTLSFGGWTVDGGPQVWTEGDVWTQIDEYLAKGNVPQAAGTLRRYLEFTSTILADNLRARIEYHGNGQYDLGDLWPNVLAAWKARLQEARDSAASWGKNIQEAETLQVESKKRVAATKSEEWMINKAVHYNAWADLQPKEFVAVASSFQELLRLMQCPNTDCGEFLCVSPIKGDKEVLRCSCGTVSLNLVPKKK, encoded by the coding sequence ATGATCCAGATTGAGGAAATCGAGATCGTCGAATTCCGCGGCATCCGTCATCTGAAGCGTTCGCTCGGGCGCAGGAGCCTCGGCGTCGCGGGACCGAACGGTACCGGCAAGAGCGGCATCGTGGATGCCATCGAGTTCGCCCTCACCGGAAACATCACCCGGCTCGGTGGCACGGGTACGGCTGAACTGAGCGTCAAGGCGCACGCCCCGCACGTAGATTCGAGCAAGAAGCCCCAGAACGCGCTGGTTCGCCTCAAGGTTTATGCGCCTGCCCTGAAGAAAAGCTTCACGATCGAACGGAGCGTCAAGAACGCAACGACCGCGACGCTGGAGCCGAACGACACCGAGGCCAAGTCCATTCTCGCACAGCTCGAAACCCATCCTGAGTTTGCACTGTCTCGTCGCGAGATCATCAAATACATCCTCGTCCCGGCGGGGAAGCGGTCGCAATACGTCCAGGAGCTTCTGCGCCTCGATCAACTCGAAAAGCTGCGGACCTCGTTCCAGCGCGTTGCCAATGAGGCAAAGCGCGACCACACCCGGGCTCAGGCGGAAGATCAGCGTACCAAATCCGATTTCTTCCGGCACCTCGGCATCGCGGCTCCCAAAAAGAATGAGCTGCTTACTGCGGTAAATGCCCGGCGTGCCGTTCTGAAGCTCGACCCGGTCACGGACCTCGCGCCGGCAAATGCCCTGAAGGAAGGCGTCAATACAGAGGTCAAAGAGAAGACGCTGCAACCCTTTTCCAAGCTTGGTGCCAAGAGCGACCTTGCAGCCTATCTGGATCGTCTCGCTGCCTCGCAGCAGGCGGGAATAACCGGTGATAGGGCTGCGGCTGTTGCCGCGCTCACCAAGCTCACCGATGACCCGGCATTGTTGAAGGTGGTCAAGCAACGCGCGCTGCTCGAGCGGGGGCTCGACCTTCTTGAGGAAGATGCTTGCCCGCTCTGTGACAACGCCTGGGAAATGGCAGCGCTGGCTGCCCATCTTCAGGAGAAGATTGCAAAAGCCGATGCCGCGTCTGCTGTTCTGGAGCAGCTTGCAGCGGCAATTGCTCCTCTTACGGCGCACCTGCAGGCGGTGGTCCGGGACGCCGGCAAGGTGGCCCAATGGTGCGAGAAGGCCAACCCTCCGATAGATGCTTCGGCACTCGGCGCTCAGGCCAAGGCGCTCGACGGCGACCGCGTCATCCTCGATAAGGTCGTTGGCGACCCGGCGGTCATTGCTGAAGCCCTGCAAGCACTCGGCCGATTGGGCTCGCCCATCGCGGCCGAGCTGCTTCAAGCCACAGACGGTCTTGCGGCTCATATCGACACGTTGCCAGATCCTTCAACGGAGGAAGTGGCGAAGGAATTCTTGATCGTGGCGCAGGAAAAATACGATCAATGCCGCGTGACCCGGCGCGCGCTGAGCGTGTCGGCGCAGCAGGCCGAGACAGCGTCGGCCGTGCTGAGCCACTACGGCGCGGTCAGCACCGCCATCCTGGAGGGCATCTACGACAAGGTGCAAAAGGATTTCACCGAATATTACAGCTTCATCAACCGTGACGATGAAGACAAGTTCGAGGGTAAGCTCTCGCCGTCGTTCGGCAGGCTCGCTTTCGATGTTGACTTCTACGGCCGGGGCAAGTTTCCGCCTGGCGCCTACCATAGCGAGGGCCATCAAGATGGTATGGGTCTGTGCCTCTATCTTGCACTGGTGAAGCATACGCTCGGCGACGGGTTCACGCTCGCCGTCTTGGACGATGTGCTGATGTCTGTCGATGCCGGCCATCGGCGTGAGGTCTGTGCGCTCCTGAAGCAGAAGTTTCCCAACACGCAGTTTATCCTGACCACCCACGACGGGGTGTGGCTCAAGTTCATGCAGAGCGAAAAGCTGGTCCAGAGCACGCTCAGCTTTGGCGGCTGGACGGTTGACGGCGGCCCACAGGTCTGGACCGAAGGCGACGTCTGGACGCAGATCGACGAATACCTGGCTAAGGGCAATGTCCCGCAGGCGGCGGGAACGTTGCGCCGCTACCTCGAATTCACCTCGACGATCCTGGCTGACAACCTGCGTGCTCGCATCGAATATCACGGTAACGGACAATACGATCTCGGTGATCTCTGGCCCAACGTGTTGGCCGCCTGGAAAGCCCGCCTCCAGGAGGCGCGCGATTCGGCGGCCTCATGGGGCAAGAATATCCAGGAGGCCGAAACGCTCCAGGTCGAATCCAAGAAACGTGTCGCCGCAACGAAGTCGGAAGAATGGATGATCAACAAGGCCGTCCATTACAACGCCTGGGCGGATCTGCAACCGAAGGAATTCGTTGCGGTCGCGAGTTCGTTTCAGGAATTGCTTCGACTGATGCAATGCCCCAACACCGATTGCGGTGAGTTCCTCTGCGTTTCACCTATCAAGGGCGACAAGGAGGTGCTCCGCTGCAGCTGCGGCACGGTCAGTCTCAACCTGGTGCCGAAAAAGAAATGA
- a CDS encoding SIR2 family protein gives MREGEELREQLTSDRRRLIVFFGAGTSQAVGLNGVVQLTSNVRSQLDAKMQPEYDRVLSEVGAGAHIEHVLNRVRLCREMIGDSKTAAAGGFTGVAATELDRAICKAIYQRVSVDPTKGFQLHAEFAAWLSSVQRAKPVEIFSTNYDLLIERGLEIALVPYFDGYLGAVNPDFSDAAADDSDNLSQLPRTWARLWKLHGSIGWRVAEEAITGAKKVVRLPLVPPKATVTGSLSGRA, from the coding sequence ATGCGCGAGGGCGAGGAGCTCCGAGAACAGCTGACGTCTGACCGCCGGAGGCTAATTGTTTTCTTTGGTGCGGGCACATCGCAAGCAGTTGGTTTGAATGGTGTAGTCCAGCTGACCTCAAACGTTCGGAGTCAACTCGACGCCAAGATGCAACCTGAGTATGATCGCGTCTTGTCCGAAGTCGGGGCAGGGGCGCACATTGAGCACGTACTAAACCGCGTAAGGCTCTGTCGCGAGATGATCGGCGACAGCAAAACTGCGGCGGCCGGCGGCTTCACTGGCGTTGCTGCGACAGAGTTGGACCGAGCGATCTGCAAGGCAATCTATCAGAGAGTAAGTGTTGATCCGACCAAGGGGTTTCAGCTTCATGCTGAGTTCGCGGCTTGGTTGAGCTCCGTCCAGCGGGCAAAACCAGTCGAAATCTTCTCAACCAACTATGATCTCCTGATCGAGCGGGGGCTCGAAATAGCGTTGGTGCCCTATTTCGATGGGTACCTCGGCGCGGTGAATCCGGATTTTTCCGACGCGGCAGCGGATGATTCCGACAATCTCAGTCAATTGCCTCGCACGTGGGCGCGGCTGTGGAAGCTGCACGGGTCCATTGGATGGCGCGTGGCGGAAGAGGCCATCACGGGAGCGAAGAAGGTCGTTCGCCTGCCCCTGGTCCCGCCCAAAGCTACCGTCACCGGCTCCCTCTCAGGCCGGGCCTGA
- a CDS encoding DUF2130 domain-containing protein, with translation MNFKAIAAGASTEPTLQCPNCNHEIHLTESLAAPLLAETRQRFQEQLASKDAELARKVEALRLEREQLTREREQLEDRVAQRLAIERAQLASSEGRKAREAAAAELQAKEAEAAELRASLANNNLKLAEAQKQQAELMRQQRALEQEKRELDLTIEKRVHASIGEIQTKARQDADEAARLRVAEKDQTIESMARTIEELKRKAEQGSQQSQGEVLELELEELLRGRFPTDLIEPVGKGELGADVMQQVNGSISQPAGIILWESKRTKAWSDGWLAKLRDDQRRCGADVALIVSLALPKHVEHFDLIDGIWVAHPRCALPVAVALRQGLIDVNSSRMVQQGQQTKMEQVYQYLTGTKFRQRVDAVVEKFNEMREDLDKERKFLGRQWAKRETQILAVIESTVGMVGDLQAIAGKAMPEIPSLEVPMLEAAGERDWKVG, from the coding sequence ATGAACTTTAAAGCAATCGCAGCCGGCGCTTCAACTGAACCGACCTTGCAATGCCCCAACTGCAATCACGAGATCCACCTGACGGAATCATTGGCTGCTCCGCTGCTCGCGGAAACGCGTCAGCGCTTTCAGGAACAGCTGGCGAGCAAGGACGCCGAGTTGGCTCGAAAAGTCGAGGCGCTGCGGCTGGAACGCGAGCAACTTACGAGGGAACGCGAGCAACTTGAAGACCGGGTCGCACAACGATTGGCGATAGAGAGGGCGCAACTTGCCTCTAGCGAGGGAAGGAAGGCACGCGAGGCGGCTGCCGCTGAGCTACAAGCGAAGGAAGCGGAGGCTGCAGAGCTAAGGGCCAGCTTGGCCAACAACAACCTCAAGCTGGCCGAGGCCCAGAAGCAACAAGCCGAGTTGATGCGACAACAACGAGCGCTCGAACAGGAAAAGCGGGAGCTCGACTTAACCATAGAAAAACGCGTGCACGCATCCATCGGGGAAATCCAGACTAAGGCAAGGCAGGATGCCGACGAAGCCGCGCGCTTGCGGGTTGCGGAAAAGGACCAAACAATCGAATCCATGGCCCGCACGATCGAAGAGTTGAAGCGCAAGGCCGAGCAAGGTTCGCAACAGTCGCAAGGTGAGGTTCTCGAACTTGAGCTGGAGGAGTTGCTCCGGGGAAGGTTTCCCACAGATCTGATTGAGCCTGTCGGCAAGGGTGAGCTCGGTGCCGACGTGATGCAGCAGGTGAACGGCTCGATCAGTCAACCCGCCGGCATCATCCTATGGGAGTCGAAGCGGACTAAGGCATGGAGCGACGGCTGGCTTGCAAAACTTCGCGATGATCAACGCCGCTGTGGCGCGGACGTGGCGCTTATCGTCTCACTGGCTCTACCAAAGCATGTAGAGCATTTCGATCTCATCGACGGCATCTGGGTTGCTCATCCGCGATGTGCGCTCCCGGTTGCAGTGGCTCTCCGCCAGGGACTTATCGACGTCAACAGTTCGCGCATGGTTCAACAGGGACAGCAGACCAAGATGGAGCAGGTCTACCAATACCTGACCGGCACAAAATTCCGCCAACGGGTGGATGCCGTGGTCGAGAAGTTTAACGAAATGCGCGAGGATTTGGATAAGGAGCGCAAATTCTTGGGAAGGCAGTGGGCCAAGCGCGAAACGCAAATATTGGCCGTGATCGAATCGACCGTCGGCATGGTTGGTGACCTGCAAGCGATTGCCGGCAAGGCGATGCCGGAGATTCCCAGTCTAGAGGTCCCAATGTTGGAAGCCGCAGGCGAACGTGACTGGAAAGTAGGATAA
- a CDS encoding helix-turn-helix transcriptional regulator, with protein MPPRSQFISAPPSAVQEAIKRLGNNLRTARLRRNLSHTELATKLGVDRHVIADAENGKLSTSAGVYLGMLWAMNLLPSLADVANPKNDEEGLALSGLDERERARRGGGPSNAF; from the coding sequence ATGCCTCCTCGCAGTCAGTTTATCAGCGCACCACCCTCTGCCGTTCAGGAAGCGATCAAGCGCTTGGGCAACAATCTCCGGACCGCGCGCCTGCGCCGCAACCTGAGCCATACAGAGCTGGCAACTAAGCTGGGCGTAGATCGGCACGTCATCGCCGATGCTGAGAACGGGAAATTGAGCACCAGTGCCGGCGTGTATCTCGGCATGCTGTGGGCAATGAATCTTCTCCCGTCTCTTGCCGACGTTGCCAACCCGAAGAACGATGAGGAGGGGCTCGCTCTAAGCGGCCTCGATGAGCGCGAGCGTGCGCGACGGGGGGGGGGACCAAGCAATGCCTTCTGA
- a CDS encoding type II toxin-antitoxin system HipA family toxin encodes MPSEECFVYITLPGQTEPVTAGRYQLDTTRQGAAVGQFVYGRSYLERKDRVEFDPVELKIQVPPFRTTKLRGNFGALRDSSPDAWGRKLIETRLGNPSPSEIQYLLNSPDDRAGALSFGLNVQPPAPVRTFNKTLDLARLIEVADQIVAAEKDPAAAPAGADAEQAEALMRAGTSMGGARPKATVEDEGALWLAKFPHRDDRWNNPRVEHAMLTLARGCGISCAESQMTTIGDKDVVLIKRFDRNKAEKGYHRSRMVSALTLLDADDTPDTVDKRRRWSYLLLADEIRRAASGTQSKDLPELFRRVCFNALISNTDDHPRNHAILAKDQAWSLSPAYDLTPNPMIALERRDLAMAFGNWGRYANRLNLLSQSERFLLSKEEATAIVDGMKATIGESWYRVCRQVGVSERDCELIRSAFVYEGFGYDLADPTIATDDAEELPTTRPR; translated from the coding sequence ATGCCTTCTGAGGAATGTTTCGTCTATATCACGCTGCCAGGCCAGACAGAACCGGTTACGGCCGGGCGGTATCAGCTCGACACGACACGCCAAGGTGCCGCCGTTGGACAATTCGTCTATGGCCGCAGCTACCTCGAGCGAAAGGATCGCGTCGAGTTCGATCCGGTCGAGCTCAAGATTCAAGTTCCGCCATTCCGGACAACGAAGCTGCGGGGCAATTTTGGCGCGTTGCGCGACAGCTCTCCGGACGCCTGGGGACGCAAGCTGATCGAAACTCGTCTGGGCAATCCGTCGCCGAGCGAAATTCAATATCTGCTCAATTCACCCGACGATCGCGCCGGCGCTTTGAGTTTTGGTCTCAACGTGCAACCGCCGGCACCTGTTCGTACGTTCAACAAGACGCTGGACTTGGCGCGTTTAATCGAAGTAGCCGACCAGATCGTTGCCGCCGAGAAGGATCCAGCAGCAGCACCAGCAGGTGCTGACGCTGAACAGGCAGAGGCGTTGATGCGCGCGGGCACTTCGATGGGGGGTGCGCGGCCGAAGGCTACTGTCGAGGACGAGGGTGCGCTTTGGCTCGCGAAATTCCCCCACCGCGACGATCGATGGAATAACCCTCGGGTCGAGCACGCCATGCTGACCCTTGCTCGCGGGTGCGGGATCTCGTGCGCAGAGAGTCAGATGACCACGATCGGCGATAAAGATGTCGTCCTGATTAAACGGTTCGATCGGAATAAGGCGGAGAAGGGTTACCACCGCAGCAGGATGGTGAGCGCCTTGACGCTGCTCGATGCCGATGACACGCCTGATACTGTCGATAAGCGTCGAAGATGGTCATATCTCCTGCTGGCTGACGAAATTCGGCGAGCCGCATCCGGAACTCAGTCGAAAGATCTGCCAGAGCTGTTTCGGCGGGTGTGCTTTAACGCTCTCATCTCCAATACCGACGATCATCCACGTAACCACGCCATCTTGGCAAAGGACCAAGCGTGGTCTCTATCACCGGCATACGACCTCACCCCGAACCCGATGATTGCCTTGGAGCGCCGGGACCTGGCGATGGCGTTTGGCAACTGGGGGCGTTACGCCAACCGGCTCAATTTGCTCTCGCAGAGCGAACGTTTCCTCTTATCAAAAGAAGAGGCAACGGCAATCGTAGACGGCATGAAAGCGACCATTGGGGAGTCCTGGTATAGGGTCTGCCGACAGGTCGGCGTCAGCGAGCGTGACTGCGAATTGATCCGTAGCGCGTTCGTTTACGAAGGCTTCGGTTACGATTTGGCGGATCCGACGATCGCAACCGACGACGCCGAAGAGCTGCCAACGACCCGTCCGCGTTAA
- a CDS encoding Tm-1-like ATP-binding domain-containing protein, whose amino-acid sequence MSHHCVGDQRSVRDGHASDLAGKVAIIATLDTKGRESTYLARVIEQWGRKTLTIDVGTSNRRCRSEADSSDARVAAPAELLREIAASAREEVKELLRSGAIDAVVGVAGGKGSAVFGEVVSDLPYGFPKLLVSSARPALLAELALHNDIILYPTLVDLFGINAFTERVLDNAGRAIAAMHYVPARERRKTKTVAITAFGVTTPAANRCVARLAEAGVDAIVFPANGAGGRKMEQLVSAGEFDAVIDLTTTELADELVGGTASAGPDRLKAASHRLIPQLIAPGAVDMVNFGPPSSVPAEFKGRQFYSHTPFTTLMRTTVSENERIGRLTAERLSQAKAPALVLWPAKGVSDYDRDGGIFRNPEADRAWFDAVRQNLPPSIIARELDCHINDPEFADAAASWIVERLTPGGSSRADV is encoded by the coding sequence GTGTCTCACCATTGCGTGGGCGACCAGAGGTCGGTCCGGGATGGTCACGCCTCCGATCTTGCGGGCAAGGTCGCGATTATCGCAACCTTGGACACAAAGGGCCGCGAAAGCACTTATCTCGCGCGCGTCATCGAACAGTGGGGCCGCAAGACTCTTACGATCGATGTAGGCACATCAAACAGAAGGTGCAGAAGCGAGGCGGATAGCAGCGATGCACGGGTGGCTGCACCCGCCGAGCTCTTACGGGAAATAGCTGCAAGCGCGCGTGAAGAAGTCAAGGAGCTCCTGCGATCAGGTGCGATCGACGCAGTCGTCGGAGTGGCGGGCGGCAAAGGCAGCGCAGTCTTCGGTGAAGTTGTATCGGATTTGCCATATGGATTCCCAAAGCTGCTGGTGAGCAGCGCGAGGCCAGCCCTCCTGGCCGAACTCGCCCTCCACAATGACATCATCCTCTATCCGACCCTGGTCGATCTCTTCGGAATCAACGCGTTCACCGAGCGCGTTCTCGACAACGCAGGGCGGGCCATTGCGGCGATGCACTATGTGCCTGCTCGAGAGCGGCGGAAGACAAAGACTGTAGCGATCACGGCCTTTGGCGTGACGACCCCGGCGGCAAATCGCTGTGTAGCGCGGCTGGCAGAGGCAGGCGTCGACGCGATTGTCTTTCCGGCCAATGGCGCCGGGGGCCGCAAGATGGAGCAGCTCGTGTCCGCCGGTGAGTTCGATGCGGTGATCGATTTGACCACAACCGAGCTCGCTGACGAGCTCGTCGGCGGCACCGCCAGTGCAGGTCCCGATCGGCTCAAAGCAGCTTCTCACCGGTTGATACCTCAGCTTATCGCGCCGGGAGCTGTCGACATGGTGAATTTTGGCCCTCCCTCGAGCGTGCCTGCCGAGTTCAAGGGACGCCAATTCTATTCGCATACTCCCTTCACGACGCTCATGCGCACGACCGTCTCGGAGAACGAGCGCATAGGCAGGCTCACAGCAGAGCGCCTTTCGCAAGCAAAGGCGCCTGCCCTCGTGTTGTGGCCGGCCAAGGGGGTGTCTGACTATGACCGAGACGGTGGAATCTTTCGAAACCCTGAAGCCGATAGAGCCTGGTTCGACGCTGTCAGGCAAAACCTACCGCCCTCGATTATCGCCCGCGAGCTGGATTGTCACATCAACGATCCGGAATTTGCAGACGCGGCCGCATCGTGGATCGTCGAACGATTGACACCAGGAGGGTCCTCGCGTGCGGATGTTTGA
- a CDS encoding phosphoenolpyruvate hydrolase family protein: MFDRAEILAKITVQVAAGKAVLAAASSCGLVAKCAALGGADMLVVYSTGLSRLMGLPTSRIGDSNARTLELAAEIRNVVSSVPVIGGVEAWDPLRLDLDDLLDKFWAAGFSGVINYPTISTMGEKWRERRNRVGLGFEREVEMIAAARKKNIFSLAYVASPHDAKAMVTAGADCIVPHVGATRGGLVGHEEGQSIEEAIRRINDINAAAQAVRPDVTLLCHGGAVAEPQDTSEVYRSTGCVGFVGASSIERIPIERAVKAAAEEFKAVPLPRERQHSLQTPHRGTNE, from the coding sequence ATGTTTGATCGGGCCGAAATACTCGCAAAGATCACGGTTCAAGTTGCGGCGGGAAAGGCAGTGCTTGCCGCGGCGAGCAGTTGCGGGCTCGTCGCAAAATGCGCAGCTCTCGGCGGGGCTGATATGCTCGTGGTCTACAGTACTGGGTTATCGCGGTTGATGGGGCTGCCGACGAGCCGGATCGGCGATTCCAATGCGCGGACGCTTGAGCTAGCGGCGGAGATCCGCAATGTCGTCTCCTCCGTTCCTGTTATAGGCGGTGTCGAGGCCTGGGATCCCCTCCGGCTCGACCTCGATGACCTTCTGGACAAGTTCTGGGCTGCCGGCTTCTCCGGCGTGATCAACTACCCGACCATTTCAACAATGGGTGAGAAATGGCGTGAGCGTCGAAACCGCGTCGGGCTCGGCTTTGAGCGTGAAGTTGAGATGATCGCGGCGGCCCGCAAGAAGAACATCTTCTCGCTCGCCTATGTCGCAAGCCCGCACGACGCCAAAGCGATGGTAACGGCGGGAGCCGACTGCATCGTCCCACATGTCGGCGCAACCCGCGGCGGGCTTGTGGGGCATGAGGAGGGACAGTCGATTGAAGAGGCCATCAGGCGCATCAACGACATCAATGCTGCAGCTCAGGCCGTCCGCCCGGACGTCACCCTTCTCTGCCACGGCGGCGCAGTCGCTGAGCCCCAGGATACCTCGGAAGTCTACCGATCGACCGGATGTGTCGGCTTCGTTGGCGCCTCCTCCATCGAACGGATCCCGATCGAGCGGGCGGTGAAGGCTGCAGCCGAAGAATTCAAAGCCGTTCCGCTCCCGCGAGAGCGTCAGCATTCACTGCAGACTCCACACCGAGGCACGAATGAATAG